The following coding sequences lie in one Isoptericola variabilis 225 genomic window:
- a CDS encoding IS3 family transposase (programmed frameshift), whose translation MARKNYSEEFRRQAVDLYESTPGATVRGIAEDLGIVRGTLRGWLEVYGTGKKTAADGTVISSPLRSVPRATSPSGPPADETPQQEIARLEAENTALRAERTKLTTEREILQKAAKYFGRGDALVSRFQFVADHAATYADRGGVKRLCELVEVTRSSYYAWQAGAPARAERAAADAALTSRIAAIHAADNTVGAPRVTAELNEGAPAGERVNHKRVARVMRSAGIAGYVKRRKVRTTVPELADQAVPDLLGRDFTAEGPNRRYVGDITYLPISPASGGGNLYLATVIDCYVIDCYSRRLVGWAVADHMRTQLVADALRAAAATRGTLAGAIFHSDHGSVYTSKSYADLCRSLDVTQSRGAVGTSADNALAESFNATLKREVLQDAACWPDEATCRREVFRWILRYNNRRRHSWCGYASPIDYDKATTTATLAHAA comes from the exons ATGGCCAGGAAGAACTACTCCGAGGAGTTCCGTCGTCAGGCCGTCGACTTGTACGAGTCCACCCCGGGGGCCACGGTCCGCGGGATCGCCGAGGACCTGGGCATCGTGCGCGGCACGCTGCGCGGCTGGCTTGAGGTGTACGGGACGGGCAAGAAGACGGCCGCGGACGGGACGGTGATCTCCAGCCCGCTGCGCTCCGTGCCGCGAGCGACGAGCCCGTCAGGGCCGCCTGCGGACGAGACGCCGCAGCAAGAGATCGCCCGGCTCGAGGCGGAGAACACGGCCCTGCGGGCCGAGCGGACGAAGCTGACGACCGAGCGGGAGATCTTGCAGAAGGCGGCCAAGTATTTCG GCCGGGGAGACGCGCTGGTGAGTCGCTTCCAGTTCGTCGCCGACCATGCCGCCACCTATGCCGATCGCGGCGGGGTGAAGCGACTGTGCGAGCTCGTCGAGGTGACGCGCTCGTCGTACTACGCGTGGCAGGCGGGTGCGCCGGCACGGGCCGAGCGGGCCGCCGCCGATGCCGCGCTCACTTCACGGATCGCCGCGATCCACGCCGCGGACAACACCGTCGGCGCGCCGCGGGTGACCGCCGAGCTCAACGAGGGTGCACCCGCCGGTGAGCGGGTGAACCACAAGCGGGTCGCGCGGGTGATGCGCTCCGCCGGGATCGCCGGGTACGTCAAGCGGCGCAAGGTGCGCACCACGGTGCCCGAGCTGGCCGACCAGGCCGTGCCGGACCTGCTGGGCCGGGACTTCACCGCCGAGGGGCCGAACCGTCGCTACGTCGGCGACATCACCTACCTGCCGATCAGCCCCGCCTCGGGCGGCGGGAACCTGTACCTGGCGACCGTGATCGACTGCTACGTGATCGACTGCTACTCGCGCCGTCTGGTCGGGTGGGCGGTCGCCGATCACATGCGCACCCAGCTCGTCGCCGACGCCCTGCGCGCGGCCGCCGCCACCCGGGGCACGCTGGCCGGGGCGATCTTCCACTCCGACCACGGGTCGGTCTACACCTCGAAGTCCTACGCCGACCTGTGCCGGTCTCTCGATGTCACCCAGTCCAGGGGAGCCGTGGGCACCAGCGCGGACAACGCCCTCGCGGAGTCGTTCAACGCCACCCTCAAACGCGAGGTCCTACAAGACGCGGCCTGCTGGCCCGACGAGGCGACCTGCCGCCGCGAGGTCTTCCGCTGGATCCTGCGCTACAACAACCGGCGCCGACACTCCTGGTGCGGCTACGCCAGCCCCATCGACTACGACAAAGCCACGACGACCGCTACGCTCGCCCATGCTGCGTAA
- a CDS encoding transketolase, giving the protein MTVEEDLVPTLQPGALKDVALPVIGRTPPGASREDVVAHLREAARLVRAQDLKMVRAAGLGHIGGEFSVIDILVTLYLHSMNTTPDNLDDAERDRFILSKGHAAAALYTTLAAAGFIPVDQLSTFMQPESELNGHPARTKLAAVEASTGPLGHGLPIAVGTALAGKIDGSARRTFVVVGDGELQEGSNWEALMTAGHHRIGNLCVVVDRNRLQQGARVADTKDLEPLADKFTAFGHQVLEVDGHDHAALVDAFASVPAASGKPTVVIAHTNKGHPISFMSDNVAWHHKVPSPEQVDAALAELENS; this is encoded by the coding sequence GTGACCGTCGAAGAAGACCTCGTACCCACCCTGCAGCCTGGTGCCCTCAAGGACGTCGCCCTCCCGGTCATCGGACGCACCCCTCCTGGCGCGAGCCGCGAAGACGTCGTCGCACACCTGCGTGAGGCCGCCCGCCTTGTCCGGGCCCAGGACCTCAAGATGGTCCGCGCTGCGGGCCTCGGCCACATCGGCGGCGAGTTCTCGGTCATCGACATCCTGGTCACCTTGTACCTGCACTCGATGAACACGACGCCGGACAACCTCGACGACGCCGAACGCGACCGGTTCATCCTGTCCAAGGGCCACGCCGCCGCCGCGCTCTACACCACGCTCGCCGCGGCCGGCTTCATCCCGGTCGACCAGCTCTCGACCTTCATGCAGCCGGAGTCCGAGCTCAACGGCCACCCCGCCCGCACGAAGCTCGCCGCGGTCGAGGCCAGCACCGGGCCCCTCGGGCACGGACTGCCCATCGCCGTCGGCACGGCACTGGCCGGCAAGATCGACGGCTCCGCCCGCCGGACCTTCGTCGTCGTCGGCGACGGGGAGCTCCAGGAGGGCTCGAACTGGGAGGCCCTCATGACCGCCGGCCACCACCGCATCGGGAACCTCTGCGTCGTCGTCGACCGCAACCGGCTGCAGCAGGGTGCCCGCGTCGCCGACACCAAGGACCTCGAGCCGCTCGCCGACAAGTTCACGGCGTTCGGGCACCAGGTGCTCGAGGTCGACGGGCACGACCACGCCGCGCTCGTCGACGCGTTCGCCTCGGTCCCCGCCGCCTCGGGCAAGCCCACGGTGGTGATCGCCCACACGAACAAGGGCCACCCCATCTCGTTCATGTCGGACAACGTGGCCTGGCACCACAAGGTGCCCAGCCCCGAGCAGGTCGACGCCGCACTCGCCGAGCTGGAGAACTCATGA
- a CDS encoding chorismate-binding protein gives MPEHGVRPRSWARFGRRTATDAVECVDLETPDGAARLAAGGLWFVVADFEAFGRGGRARAWRFAQVGVPDSGTPAGRDAPEAWRGPAAGDWVSSMDRLAYEAAVERVRRHVREGDVYQVNVCRVLGAPLPVGPGGAEPDAGALAARLAAGNPAPYAAAVHVPAGSGVEPVWVVSASPELYLSLGPDADADGWALASGPIKGTARTPGGLTAKDRAENVMITDLVRNDLQRVCWPGTVAVTDLLAVEEHPGLVHLVSRVRGVLADDVAAAPDRWRRVLDATFPPGSVSGAPKSSALRVIDALEPVPRGPYCGAVGWVDADAGRAELAVGIRTFWWERGPHDDGVLRFGTGAGITWGSDPGAEWRETELKAERLVGLASSGGRGLDG, from the coding sequence GTGCCTGAGCATGGAGTTCGCCCGCGGTCCTGGGCGCGGTTCGGCCGTCGCACGGCGACGGACGCGGTCGAGTGCGTCGACCTCGAGACGCCCGACGGCGCCGCGCGCCTCGCCGCCGGGGGCCTGTGGTTCGTCGTCGCGGACTTCGAGGCGTTCGGGCGCGGCGGGCGGGCGCGCGCGTGGCGGTTCGCGCAGGTCGGCGTGCCCGACAGCGGCACCCCGGCCGGACGGGACGCCCCGGAGGCCTGGCGGGGCCCGGCCGCCGGCGACTGGGTCAGCTCGATGGACCGCCTGGCGTACGAGGCCGCCGTCGAGCGCGTCCGCCGTCATGTGCGCGAGGGCGACGTCTACCAGGTCAACGTGTGCCGGGTGCTCGGGGCGCCGCTGCCCGTGGGCCCGGGCGGCGCGGAGCCGGACGCCGGCGCGCTCGCGGCGCGGCTCGCGGCCGGCAACCCCGCCCCCTACGCCGCGGCCGTGCACGTCCCCGCCGGCTCGGGCGTCGAGCCCGTGTGGGTCGTGAGCGCCTCGCCCGAGCTGTACCTGTCGCTCGGGCCCGACGCGGACGCCGACGGCTGGGCGCTCGCGTCGGGCCCCATCAAGGGGACCGCGCGCACGCCGGGCGGCCTCACGGCCAAGGACCGCGCCGAGAACGTCATGATCACCGACCTGGTGCGCAACGACCTGCAGCGCGTGTGCTGGCCCGGGACGGTCGCGGTCACGGACCTCCTGGCCGTCGAGGAGCACCCGGGCCTGGTCCACCTCGTCTCGCGCGTGCGCGGCGTGCTCGCCGACGACGTCGCCGCCGCGCCCGATCGCTGGCGCCGGGTCCTGGACGCCACCTTCCCGCCCGGCTCGGTCTCGGGCGCGCCCAAGTCGAGCGCGCTGCGCGTCATCGACGCGCTCGAGCCGGTGCCGCGCGGCCCGTACTGCGGCGCCGTCGGCTGGGTCGACGCCGACGCCGGGCGTGCCGAGCTCGCGGTCGGCATCCGCACCTTCTGGTGGGAGCGAGGACCGCACGACGACGGCGTGCTGCGGTTCGGCACGGGGGCGGGCATCACGTGGGGGAGCGACCCGGGCGCGGAGTGGCGCGAGACCGAGCTCAAGGCCGAGCGCCTCGTCGGGCTCGCCTCGTCGGGCGGTCGTGGGCTCGACGGATGA
- a CDS encoding DUF2277 domain-containing protein has product MCRNITTLRGLEPPATDEEIRAAAEQFVRKVTGVQRSAAASTREPCERATEEIAAIVTRLLGELPERRQPPATVPPLRREEVRARIAARQAAREEHERLHELGIAHSH; this is encoded by the coding sequence ATGTGCCGCAACATCACGACCCTGCGCGGGCTCGAGCCGCCCGCGACCGACGAGGAGATCCGGGCCGCCGCCGAGCAGTTCGTCCGCAAGGTGACGGGCGTCCAGCGCTCGGCCGCGGCGAGCACGCGCGAGCCGTGCGAGCGGGCGACCGAGGAGATCGCCGCGATCGTCACGCGCCTGCTCGGCGAGCTTCCGGAGCGCCGGCAGCCGCCCGCGACCGTGCCTCCGCTGCGCCGCGAGGAGGTCCGGGCGCGGATCGCCGCGCGGCAGGCCGCGCGCGAGGAGCACGAGCGCCTCCACGAGCTCGGGATCGCGCACTCGCACTGA
- a CDS encoding substrate-binding domain-containing protein, which produces MAHLVVDHDDPQRRLSSVSVDHRDGGRLATRHLVSAGRRRLLFAAGPEGVRQVQARIDGCRDVVSPLPDVTLEVVRSRDLDIDVGRGDRALGRRADVRPARTNDLHAIGIIDALLQAGVRVTDDIAVVGYDDIPFAAMAAVPLTTVRQPITEIGTAAARLLLQEIAEPGREPRDVVFRRT; this is translated from the coding sequence ATGGCACACCTGGTGGTCGACCACGACGACCCGCAGCGGCGGCTGTCCTCGGTGTCGGTGGACCACCGCGACGGTGGTCGCCTCGCCACCCGTCACCTCGTCTCCGCCGGGCGCCGGCGGCTCCTGTTCGCCGCCGGCCCGGAGGGGGTGCGTCAGGTGCAGGCCCGCATCGACGGGTGCCGTGACGTCGTGAGCCCCTTGCCCGACGTGACGCTGGAGGTGGTCCGCTCCCGGGATCTCGACATCGACGTGGGCCGGGGAGACCGGGCGTTGGGTCGCCGGGCTGACGTCCGACCGGCGCGGACGAACGACCTGCACGCGATCGGCATCATCGACGCCCTCCTGCAGGCCGGCGTGCGGGTGACCGATGACATCGCGGTCGTGGGGTACGACGACATCCCGTTCGCCGCCATGGCGGCCGTGCCGCTGACGACCGTGCGTCAGCCCATCACCGAGATTGGCACCGCCGCCGCGCGACTGCTGCTCCAGGAGATCGCGGAGCCCGGCCGCGAGCCGCGCGACGTCGTGTTCCGCCGGACCTGA
- a CDS encoding transketolase family protein, whose translation MTTTAPAALHDCRDAYVGALVELAAEDDRIVAVVNDSVGSSKLAPFAEKYPERLINVGIAEQDMVGVAAGLANGGKIPFVSAASCFLTARAMEQIKVDAAYSNHHMVLCGMSPGMAYGELGPTHHSIEDLAWLRTIPGLTVVVPADPAETAQAIRWAAGHDGPVFVRVSRMGVPDVNPGGYEFTPGKAVTLREGSDVTIVATGTVVSRALEAADVLGENGVSARVISMPTIKPLDSTAILAAAAETRGIVTVEEALTSGLGGAVAEVVVQQHPVPVRFVGVRDQFAPTGSVGWLLDHFGINSEGIVRAAKDLLDRV comes from the coding sequence ATGACCACCACCGCACCCGCAGCGCTCCATGACTGCCGCGACGCCTACGTCGGTGCTCTCGTGGAGCTCGCCGCAGAGGACGACCGGATCGTCGCGGTCGTCAACGACTCCGTCGGCTCCAGCAAGCTCGCGCCCTTCGCCGAGAAGTACCCCGAACGCCTGATCAACGTCGGCATCGCCGAGCAGGACATGGTGGGAGTCGCCGCGGGCCTGGCGAACGGGGGCAAGATTCCGTTCGTCTCGGCCGCGTCGTGCTTCCTGACGGCTCGTGCGATGGAGCAGATCAAGGTCGACGCCGCCTACTCGAACCATCACATGGTCCTGTGCGGCATGAGCCCGGGCATGGCCTACGGGGAGCTCGGTCCGACGCACCACTCGATCGAGGACCTCGCGTGGCTGCGCACCATCCCTGGCCTGACCGTCGTCGTCCCGGCGGACCCCGCAGAGACGGCCCAGGCCATCCGCTGGGCGGCCGGCCACGACGGGCCCGTCTTCGTCCGGGTCTCGCGCATGGGAGTCCCCGACGTCAACCCCGGCGGCTACGAGTTCACGCCGGGCAAGGCCGTGACGTTGCGGGAGGGCTCGGACGTGACGATCGTGGCCACCGGGACGGTCGTGTCCCGTGCGCTCGAGGCGGCGGACGTGCTCGGTGAGAACGGTGTCAGCGCTCGGGTGATCTCGATGCCGACGATCAAGCCGCTCGACTCCACGGCGATCCTCGCCGCCGCGGCCGAGACGCGCGGGATCGTCACGGTCGAGGAGGCGCTCACCAGCGGTCTCGGCGGCGCGGTCGCGGAAGTGGTGGTCCAGCAGCACCCTGTGCCCGTGCGCTTCGTCGGTGTCCGTGACCAGTTCGCGCCGACCGGTTCGGTGGGATGGCTCCTCGATCATTTCGGGATCAACTCCGAGGGAATCGTCCGAGCCGCCAAGGATCTGCTCGATCGCGTCTAG
- a CDS encoding dihydrofolate reductase family protein yields the protein MSHVTCDITISLDGYSAGPNQSLDQPFGDGVGDGEELHSWMFDHAEDHAAEIAAITDAGAFVMGRNMFDPGRGEWDLAWRGWWGEDPPYHAPVFVLTHHEREPLEMQGGTTFHFVTGGLDEALARAREAARGRNVAVAGGATTVNEFLAAGLIDELRLHVAPVVLGLEGAVRLLDGVGRLELEAVGARCAPEVTHLVYRRRGLTPAG from the coding sequence ATGAGCCACGTCACCTGCGACATCACCATCTCTCTCGACGGCTACTCCGCCGGGCCGAACCAGTCCCTCGACCAGCCGTTCGGCGACGGCGTGGGCGACGGCGAGGAGCTCCACTCGTGGATGTTCGACCACGCGGAGGACCACGCCGCCGAGATCGCCGCCATCACCGACGCCGGCGCGTTCGTCATGGGCCGCAACATGTTCGACCCCGGCCGCGGCGAGTGGGACCTCGCCTGGCGCGGCTGGTGGGGCGAGGACCCGCCCTACCATGCGCCCGTGTTCGTCCTGACGCACCACGAGCGCGAGCCGCTCGAGATGCAGGGCGGCACGACCTTCCACTTCGTCACCGGCGGCCTCGACGAGGCGCTCGCCCGGGCGCGCGAGGCCGCGCGCGGGCGCAACGTCGCCGTCGCGGGCGGCGCCACGACGGTCAACGAGTTCCTCGCCGCGGGCCTCATCGACGAGCTGCGGCTGCACGTGGCGCCCGTGGTGCTCGGGCTCGAGGGCGCGGTGCGGCTGCTCGACGGCGTCGGCCGGCTCGAGCTCGAGGCCGTGGGCGCGCGGTGCGCGCCCGAGGTGACCCACCTCGTGTACCGGCGCCGAGGCCTCACTCCGGCCGGTTGA
- a CDS encoding aminotransferase class IV: MSLVIWADGRLVGQEEAALSAVDHGVTVGDGVFETCTVFDGQVFALTRHLQRLARSATGLGLAAPDEQKVRDGVAAVLDEAVRARGPFDGRLRITVTAGVGPLGSGRVPGAQTVVVAVQESAMAPTSRSVRSPWPRNERSAVAGLKTTSYAENVVALADAVAKGGDEAILANTVGDLCEGTGSNVFVERGGELVTPTLASGCLAGITRALLLEWGAEAGLPVREATDGELPFSVLDEVTRGEAQLVLTSSGRNVQPVTWLDGADVAVGDVSAAARELFEKLCRERLDP, from the coding sequence ATGAGTCTGGTGATCTGGGCGGACGGCCGCCTCGTCGGTCAGGAGGAGGCCGCGCTGAGCGCCGTCGACCACGGCGTCACGGTGGGCGACGGCGTCTTCGAGACGTGCACGGTGTTCGACGGGCAGGTGTTCGCGCTGACGCGGCACCTGCAGCGGCTCGCCCGCTCCGCCACGGGGCTCGGCCTCGCCGCGCCCGACGAGCAGAAGGTGCGCGACGGCGTCGCCGCCGTCCTCGACGAGGCCGTCCGGGCCAGGGGCCCGTTCGACGGGCGCCTGCGCATCACCGTCACCGCCGGTGTCGGGCCGCTCGGCTCCGGCCGGGTCCCGGGCGCGCAGACCGTCGTCGTCGCCGTGCAGGAGAGCGCGATGGCTCCGACCTCGCGCTCCGTGCGCTCGCCGTGGCCGCGCAACGAGCGCTCCGCCGTCGCGGGCCTCAAGACGACGTCCTACGCCGAGAACGTGGTGGCGCTCGCGGACGCCGTGGCCAAGGGCGGCGACGAGGCGATCCTTGCCAACACGGTGGGCGACCTGTGCGAAGGCACCGGGTCCAACGTGTTCGTCGAGCGTGGGGGAGAGCTCGTCACTCCGACGCTCGCCTCCGGCTGCCTCGCGGGCATCACCCGCGCGCTGCTGCTCGAGTGGGGCGCCGAGGCCGGGTTGCCCGTGCGCGAGGCCACGGACGGCGAGCTGCCGTTCTCGGTGCTCGACGAGGTGACGCGCGGGGAGGCGCAGCTCGTGCTCACGTCGTCCGGGCGCAACGTGCAGCCGGTGACCTGGCTCGACGGCGCGGACGTCGCCGTGGGCGATGTCTCGGCGGCGGCTCGCGAGCTGTTCGAGAAGCTGTGCCGGGAGCGGCTCGACCCCTGA
- a CDS encoding multicopper oxidase family protein, whose product MAAARPAILGRVVAGVAAAAVVVPVGWFWQASLVPAEYSVMDMGTSDAGSGPRGPGVVLGAGGGGHPGHGHDGGARLAVDQLVEERTGPPDVAVTLVARAERVEIAPGVEVDAYTVNGSTPGPTVRATQGDLVEVTFVNESVPDGATLHWHGMDVPNAVDGVAGVTQDAVGLGEEFTYRFVAEDAGTYWYHSHQVSHEQVRRGLLGAVVVGPAPDAPAVAGPDVAGLLEHAVDVTAVVHQFGPHRTVAGVAGDLAVDVPAGGAARVRVVNTDDGTLPVWVTGSAFRLLAIDGTDVHAPPEVREQAVSLTAGARADLLVTVPDDGTPVRVELGGSAAVVLGPAGATAEPTRRPEATLDPLTYGEPAPLGLDPAAADRHFTYTIGRRPGFVDGRPGMQWTVNGRTFPDVPMFTVREGDVVRMTLSNASGEAHPMHLHGHHVVVLERDGVPASGSPWWVDSLDVRQGETYEVAFVADNPGVWMDHCHNLPHAAEGLVAHLMYEGVTTPYLVGRGTVNRPE is encoded by the coding sequence ATGGCGGCCGCCCGGCCGGCGATCCTGGGACGCGTGGTCGCCGGCGTCGCGGCGGCCGCCGTCGTCGTACCCGTGGGGTGGTTCTGGCAGGCGAGCCTCGTGCCCGCCGAGTACTCCGTGATGGACATGGGCACGTCCGACGCGGGCAGCGGGCCGCGCGGGCCCGGGGTCGTCCTGGGCGCGGGCGGCGGCGGCCACCCCGGGCACGGGCACGACGGCGGCGCGCGGCTCGCGGTGGACCAGCTCGTCGAGGAGCGCACCGGACCGCCCGACGTCGCGGTCACACTCGTGGCCCGTGCCGAGCGCGTCGAGATCGCGCCGGGCGTCGAGGTCGACGCCTACACGGTCAACGGCAGCACGCCCGGCCCGACGGTCCGCGCGACGCAGGGCGACCTCGTCGAGGTCACGTTCGTCAACGAGAGCGTCCCCGACGGCGCCACGCTGCACTGGCACGGGATGGACGTGCCCAATGCGGTCGACGGCGTCGCGGGCGTCACGCAGGACGCCGTCGGCCTCGGCGAGGAGTTCACGTACCGCTTCGTCGCCGAGGACGCCGGCACGTACTGGTACCACTCGCACCAGGTCTCGCACGAGCAGGTGCGCCGGGGGTTGCTCGGGGCCGTCGTGGTCGGCCCCGCGCCCGACGCCCCGGCGGTCGCCGGACCCGACGTCGCCGGGCTGCTGGAGCACGCCGTCGACGTCACGGCCGTCGTGCACCAGTTCGGCCCGCACCGCACGGTCGCCGGCGTCGCCGGCGACCTGGCCGTCGACGTGCCCGCCGGCGGCGCGGCGCGCGTCCGCGTCGTCAACACCGACGACGGCACCCTGCCGGTGTGGGTCACCGGGTCCGCCTTCCGCCTCCTGGCGATCGACGGCACCGACGTGCACGCCCCGCCCGAGGTGCGCGAGCAGGCGGTGTCGCTCACCGCGGGCGCCCGCGCCGACCTGCTGGTCACCGTGCCCGACGACGGCACGCCGGTCCGCGTCGAGCTGGGCGGCTCGGCGGCGGTCGTCCTGGGGCCCGCCGGCGCCACCGCGGAGCCGACGCGCCGGCCCGAGGCGACGCTCGACCCGTTGACGTACGGCGAGCCGGCCCCGCTGGGCCTGGACCCTGCCGCCGCGGACCGCCACTTCACGTACACGATCGGGCGGCGGCCCGGGTTCGTCGACGGCCGCCCGGGCATGCAGTGGACCGTCAACGGCCGCACCTTCCCCGACGTGCCGATGTTCACGGTGCGCGAGGGCGACGTCGTGCGGATGACCCTCAGCAACGCGAGCGGCGAGGCGCACCCCATGCACCTGCACGGCCACCACGTCGTCGTGCTCGAGCGCGACGGCGTGCCGGCGTCGGGCAGCCCGTGGTGGGTCGACTCGCTCGACGTCCGGCAGGGCGAGACCTACGAGGTCGCCTTCGTCGCCGACAACCCGGGCGTCTGGATGGACCACTGCCACAACCTGCCCCACGCGGCCGAGGGTCTCGTCGCGCACCTCATGTACGAGGGGGTCACGACGCCGTACCTCGTCGGCCGGGGCACGGTCAACCGGCCGGAGTGA
- a CDS encoding alpha/beta fold hydrolase: MAEVRFLRTRAGARIAYTVDGAGPALVCVPPWTTRLQAQQELSGHRTFVAELARHHTVVQYDRWGTGLSSRDRDDMSVDADVATLADLLDQLHLRRCALFGASQGGGPRRST; this comes from the coding sequence ATGGCCGAGGTGCGGTTCCTCCGGACGCGCGCGGGCGCCAGGATCGCGTACACCGTCGACGGCGCGGGCCCGGCCCTCGTCTGCGTCCCGCCCTGGACGACGCGCCTGCAGGCGCAGCAGGAGCTCTCGGGGCACCGCACGTTCGTCGCCGAGCTCGCACGGCACCACACCGTCGTCCAGTACGACCGCTGGGGCACCGGCCTGTCGAGCCGCGACCGCGACGACATGTCCGTCGACGCCGACGTCGCGACCCTGGCCGACCTGCTCGACCAGCTGCACCTGCGGCGGTGCGCGCTGTTCGGGGCGTCGCAGGGCGGTGGGCCAAGACGCTCGACGTGA
- a CDS encoding sugar-binding transcriptional regulator yields MATSLTSSTSRRQAAGEQIRLMAKVARMYHERGMRQAEIAAELHVSQPRVSRLLKRATEVGIVRTTVSEPAGVFTDLEQELESRYGLTEAVVVDPGGDDELRALGSAAALHLETTLIGGDSIGISSWSASLLAAVEALRPFSSQVVTDVVQLVGGVGDPRVQVDASRLLTQLATATGAEPIFLPAPGLLGSRRARESLMADSTVLQVSSRWPNLTMAMVGIGALEPSPLLRRSGNSIAEEDQEKLRIAGAVGDVCLRFFDEDGDLVPSDLDDRVIGIEPDALRAIPRRIAVAGGERKIAAIRGALRGRWINVLVTDVRTARALLSE; encoded by the coding sequence GTGGCGACCAGCCTGACCTCATCGACGAGCCGCCGACAGGCAGCCGGCGAGCAGATCCGCCTCATGGCCAAGGTCGCGCGCATGTACCACGAGCGCGGGATGCGCCAGGCCGAGATCGCCGCGGAGCTGCACGTCTCACAGCCGCGCGTATCGCGGCTGCTGAAGCGTGCCACGGAGGTCGGGATCGTACGCACCACGGTCAGCGAACCGGCCGGAGTCTTCACCGATCTCGAGCAGGAGCTGGAGTCCCGCTACGGGCTCACCGAAGCCGTCGTGGTCGACCCGGGCGGCGACGACGAGCTGCGGGCACTGGGGAGCGCCGCGGCGCTGCACCTCGAGACGACGCTCATCGGCGGCGACTCGATCGGCATCTCGTCGTGGAGCGCGTCCCTCCTCGCGGCAGTCGAGGCGCTCCGCCCGTTCAGCTCCCAGGTGGTCACCGACGTCGTCCAACTCGTAGGCGGCGTCGGTGACCCCCGGGTCCAGGTCGACGCCAGCCGCCTGCTCACCCAGCTGGCGACGGCGACCGGCGCCGAGCCGATCTTCCTGCCCGCCCCCGGACTTCTCGGCAGCCGCCGCGCACGCGAGTCCCTCATGGCCGACTCGACCGTGCTGCAGGTCAGCTCCCGCTGGCCCAACCTGACGATGGCGATGGTCGGCATCGGCGCCCTCGAACCGTCGCCTCTCCTGCGGCGCTCCGGCAACTCCATCGCCGAGGAGGACCAGGAGAAGCTCCGCATCGCCGGTGCCGTGGGTGACGTGTGCCTCCGCTTCTTCGACGAGGACGGCGACCTGGTACCCAGCGACCTCGACGACCGCGTGATCGGAATCGAGCCCGACGCCCTGCGCGCCATTCCGCGGCGGATCGCCGTCGCCGGCGGTGAGCGGAAGATCGCTGCCATCCGCGGCGCTCTGCGCGGACGGTGGATCAACGTCCTGGTGACCGACGTCAGAACGGCCCGCGCACTGCTCTCCGAGTAG